Proteins encoded together in one Papaver somniferum cultivar HN1 unplaced genomic scaffold, ASM357369v1 unplaced-scaffold_119, whole genome shotgun sequence window:
- the LOC113330836 gene encoding uncharacterized protein LOC113330836, which yields MVQHLIRDGYLRQFVRHPAQATVAPDAPVHQVRIDRSTQFVNTISHSATQAYNLNPRIMSRIHKKDLNGKEIFSVAKALPMESWMMRPIFFSAQDVPMNGQAHSDPLVITLLIEEWGVRRILVDSGSSVEVLFYDTFKRMELSDDILVPSTYRIYGFNGTVTIPKGEVTLRVSYGGGYLDTLTTFCVVDIASPYEAIIGRPWITGIKGVASAYHQRLRFPTYKGITEVVGDPQAARRCMQVDAQINEERRARQRREKKRAKEAKVAEELERVISQAVMTYEAQGNEPS from the coding sequence ATGGTGCAACACCTTATTAGAGATGGTTATCTGAGGCAGTTCGTCCGACACCCAGCCCAGGCAACGGTAGCGCCCGATGCACCAGTTCATCAGGTCCGGATCGACAGATCCACACAGTTTGTCAACACGATTTCCCATTCCGCCACTCAAGCATACAATCTGAATCCTAGAATCATGTCAAGAATCCACAAAAAAGATCTTAATGGGAAGGAAATTTTCAGTGTAGCAAAAGCTTTGCCGATGGAATCCTGGATGATGCGTCCCATATTTTTCTCGGCTCAGGATGTCCCGATGAACGGCCAAGCTCACAGTGATCCCTTGGTTATCACCCTACTGATTGAGGAATGGGGGGTAAGAAGGATTCTAGTAGATAGTGGGAGCTCAGTCGAAGTACTCTTCTACGATAcattcaaaaggatggagttgtCAGATGATATACTTGTCCCATCGACATATCGTATCTATGGTTTTAATGGGACCGTAACCATCCCAAAGGGCGAAGTAACTCTAAGGGTATCGTATGGAGGTGGTTACCTAGATACTTTAACCACATTCTGCGTGGTTGATATCGCCTCGCCCTATGAAGCTATAATCGGAAGACCATGGATCAcgggaatcaaaggagtggcatcgGCCTATCATCAAAGGCTACGATTCCCAACATACAAGGGGATAACCGAGGTCGTAGGAGATCCACAGGCAGCCCGACGGTGCATGCAGGTCGATGCCCAGATAAATGAGGAGCGGCGAGCACGACAAAGGAGAGAGAAGAAAAGGGCTAAAGAAGCAAAAGTCGCAGAAGAACTGGAAAGAGTTATTTCGCAGGCGGTCATGACTTACGAAGCACAAGGAAACGAGCCTTCATAG